One genomic window of Chitinophagaceae bacterium includes the following:
- a CDS encoding NADH-quinone oxidoreductase subunit B: protein MDTVIDANRKISVAEAPEGITGAGFFATSLEKVVGLARKNSIWPLPFATSCCGIEFMSTMASHYDFARFGAERVSFSPRQADLLMVMGTIAKKMGPILKQVYEQMAEPRWVISVGACACSGGIFDTYSVLQGIDQIIPVDVYVPGCPPRPEQIIDGLMRIQDLVQNESLGRRNSPEYQALLKSYGIEVVGK, encoded by the coding sequence ATGGATACGGTGATTGATGCAAATAGAAAGATATCAGTAGCGGAAGCTCCTGAAGGAATAACCGGTGCCGGTTTTTTTGCCACCAGCCTGGAAAAAGTGGTGGGGCTTGCAAGAAAGAATTCCATCTGGCCATTGCCATTTGCCACTTCTTGTTGCGGTATTGAGTTTATGTCCACCATGGCTTCACATTACGACTTTGCAAGATTTGGTGCAGAGCGGGTAAGCTTTTCTCCGCGACAGGCAGATTTGCTGATGGTGATGGGAACCATCGCAAAAAAAATGGGACCTATTTTGAAACAGGTGTATGAACAAATGGCTGAACCGCGATGGGTGATTTCAGTAGGTGCCTGTGCATGCAGTGGCGGCATTTTCGATACTTATTCTGTACTACAGGGCATTGATCAGATTATCCCTGTTGATGTGTATGTACCAGGTTGTCCTCCACGACCTGAACAGATCATCGATGGGTTGATGAGAATTCAGGACCTCGTTCAAAATGAATCATTAGGAAGAAGAAATTCTCCGGAGTACCAGGCGCTGTTGAAGTCGTATGGGATTGAAGTGGTGGGGAAGTGA
- the ndhC gene encoding NADH-quinone oxidoreductase subunit A: MILLQATTQTANSTSISYFPIVIQFIFAAGFVGTTMIVTHLLGPKLRTRKKLQAFESGIKSVGNARQPFAIKYFLTAILFVLFDVEIVFLYPWAVNFSELGWNGLLTMGLFIGLLLAGFIYIVRSGALDWE, translated from the coding sequence ATGATACTTTTGCAGGCTACTACGCAAACAGCAAATTCAACTTCTATCAGTTATTTTCCGATAGTGATTCAATTTATTTTTGCTGCAGGGTTTGTCGGAACCACGATGATTGTAACTCACCTGTTAGGACCAAAACTTCGAACCAGGAAAAAGCTGCAGGCATTTGAAAGCGGCATAAAATCAGTAGGAAATGCAAGGCAGCCTTTTGCCATTAAGTATTTCCTGACTGCCATTCTCTTTGTTTTGTTTGATGTGGAAATTGTGTTCCTCTATCCCTGGGCGGTGAACTTTAGCGAATTGGGTTGGAATGGTTTATTGACCATGGGATTGTTCATTGGATTGCTCTTGGCAGGATTTATTTACATCGTAAGATCAGGTGCACTCGATTGGGAATAA
- a CDS encoding DoxX family protein, whose translation MSSRIFLGLLFFTGGLSKLIPFPNLMGPVWLESELAKYGLELFARFIAYIQLITGILLLTGRFQLLGALVLFPMLLNILAITISLQWRGTPYVVCFFLIQNIVLLIDDYPRLLSLITDDMASVHQLNFKRRNRKADELLVLGSMILLVGVTCYDNSHSIAWTMIVFGTGVLIIAACYEFIFRK comes from the coding sequence GTGAGTTCCAGGATTTTCCTTGGACTACTGTTTTTTACCGGCGGATTATCGAAACTGATTCCCTTCCCAAATCTGATGGGCCCTGTTTGGCTGGAAAGTGAACTTGCTAAATATGGATTGGAATTGTTTGCCCGTTTCATAGCGTATATTCAGCTCATAACCGGCATATTGTTGCTTACGGGGAGGTTTCAATTGTTAGGCGCCCTCGTGTTGTTTCCCATGTTGCTCAACATACTTGCCATCACGATATCGTTGCAGTGGAGAGGCACTCCTTATGTGGTGTGTTTCTTTTTAATCCAAAACATTGTGCTGTTGATCGACGATTATCCACGCTTGCTATCACTCATTACTGACGATATGGCTTCTGTACATCAGCTTAATTTCAAACGCCGGAATAGAAAAGCTGACGAGCTGCTGGTATTGGGAAGCATGATTCTGCTCGTAGGCGTAACTTGTTACGATAACAGTCATAGCATAGCATGGACAATGATTGTCTTCGGCACTGGTGTATTAATAATAGCTGCTTGTTATGAGTTTATTTTCAGAAAATAA
- a CDS encoding amino acid permease, whose translation MQATAINMIDMVGIGPFVTIPFIIGAMNGPQCILAWILGAFLALMDGFVWSELGAALPMAGGSYQFLRKIYGEKKWGSLMSFLYIWQTVIQAPLVIASGAIGFSMYLQYVVPLSAIEQKLASGAVIIFIFVLLNRNIISIGKLSVFLWVGVIVTIGWLIVGGLTHFDTSLAFSYPENAFDFSSLFFLGLGNASIKTVYSYLGYYNVCHLGGEIKNPEMNIPRSIFISIAGIALLYLLMQICILGVIPWQQAKDSEFIVSTFFEAIYGKAAATIATIMILWIAISSLFAVMLGYSRVPYAAAVDGNFFNIFARVHPVKKIPHVSLMILAATAFVFSLLFKLKEVITAIIVMRILIQFVGQSVGVIYLRNKKDSFFLPYKMWLYPLPAVFGIMIWLFIFFSSGWEYIIGALSIILAGVFVFLIRAKTLQQWPFQSSDSLLETGIMSDNDKESK comes from the coding sequence ATGCAGGCTACTGCCATCAACATGATTGATATGGTAGGTATTGGTCCGTTTGTAACCATTCCGTTTATTATCGGTGCGATGAACGGTCCACAGTGCATTCTTGCCTGGATACTTGGGGCATTTCTTGCGCTGATGGATGGATTTGTATGGAGTGAATTAGGGGCAGCATTACCCATGGCAGGAGGGAGTTACCAGTTTCTCCGGAAAATTTATGGTGAAAAAAAATGGGGATCGCTCATGTCTTTTCTATATATCTGGCAAACCGTGATACAGGCACCGTTGGTGATTGCTTCAGGTGCCATAGGTTTCTCCATGTATTTACAATATGTGGTTCCCCTTTCAGCTATAGAACAGAAACTTGCATCAGGCGCTGTCATCATTTTTATTTTCGTATTGCTTAACAGGAATATTATTTCCATTGGAAAGTTGTCTGTGTTTTTATGGGTAGGTGTAATAGTCACCATTGGCTGGCTGATTGTCGGAGGACTCACGCATTTTGATACATCATTGGCTTTCTCGTATCCGGAAAACGCGTTTGATTTCAGTTCCTTATTTTTTCTTGGATTGGGAAATGCTTCCATCAAAACTGTTTATTCCTATCTCGGCTATTACAATGTTTGCCATTTGGGTGGAGAAATAAAAAATCCGGAAATGAATATTCCGCGCAGCATTTTTATATCCATTGCCGGAATTGCACTGCTTTACCTCCTGATGCAAATTTGCATACTTGGTGTAATACCCTGGCAGCAGGCAAAAGATTCTGAGTTTATTGTGTCCACATTTTTCGAAGCTATTTATGGAAAAGCCGCAGCTACCATTGCAACCATCATGATTCTCTGGATTGCAATTTCTTCTTTATTTGCTGTGATGTTGGGTTACTCAAGAGTGCCTTATGCCGCGGCAGTGGATGGAAATTTCTTTAACATTTTTGCAAGAGTGCATCCTGTTAAAAAGATACCTCATGTTTCGTTGATGATTCTGGCTGCCACAGCTTTTGTATTCAGTCTGTTGTTTAAGCTGAAGGAGGTGATTACTGCCATCATTGTAATGCGGATTCTTATTCAGTTTGTTGGACAGTCTGTCGGCGTAATCTATTTGCGAAACAAAAAAGACAGTTTCTTTTTGCCATACAAAATGTGGTTGTATCCGTTGCCTGCCGTGTTTGGAATCATGATCTGGTTATTCATCTTCTTTTCTTCAGGCTGGGAATATATTATAGGGGCATTGAGCATTATCCTGGCAGGAGTTTTTGTTTTCCTGATAAGAGCTAAAACTTTGCAGCAATGGCCTTTCCAATCATCGGATTCTTTACTGGAAACAGGTATAATGTCTGATAATGACAAAGAATCAAAGTAG
- the fsa gene encoding fructose-6-phosphate aldolase yields the protein MKFFIDTANISQIEEAHDLGILDGVTTNPSLMAKEGIKGEQNILNHYIKICELVGKNVSAEVISTDFKGMLEEGKRLAALHPAIVVKVPMIKDGIKALKWFSDNGIKTNCTLVFSAGQALLAAKAGANFVSPFIGRIDDASWDGVQLIEQIVHIYGNYGYKTEVLAASIRNPLHIVRCAEAGADVCTCPLESILGLLKHPLTDIGLEKFLADYKKGQQ from the coding sequence ATGAAGTTTTTTATCGACACGGCCAATATTAGTCAGATAGAGGAAGCGCATGACCTTGGCATTCTGGATGGCGTAACCACCAATCCATCGCTTATGGCGAAGGAAGGAATTAAAGGAGAACAGAATATACTCAATCACTACATTAAGATTTGTGAGCTGGTAGGTAAGAATGTAAGCGCTGAAGTTATTTCGACTGATTTCAAGGGCATGTTGGAGGAAGGTAAACGCCTGGCAGCACTTCATCCGGCTATAGTAGTGAAAGTGCCTATGATAAAAGATGGGATAAAGGCGCTTAAATGGTTTTCAGATAATGGTATTAAGACAAACTGCACGCTGGTATTTTCAGCAGGTCAGGCTTTGTTAGCAGCCAAGGCAGGGGCAAACTTTGTATCACCTTTTATAGGAAGAATTGATGATGCCAGTTGGGATGGTGTTCAACTTATTGAACAAATTGTGCATATTTATGGGAACTATGGATATAAGACAGAAGTTTTAGCAGCGTCCATCAGGAATCCATTGCACATTGTAAGATGCGCAGAAGCCGGAGCCGATGTTTGTACTTGTCCATTGGAGTCCATACTTGGTTTGCTTAAACATCCACTTACAGATATAGGCCTGGAAAAGTTTCTGGCCGATTACAAGAAAGGCCAACAATAA
- a CDS encoding metal-dependent hydrolase has protein sequence MDTITHVVFGAALGEALAGKKMGKQAMLWGALANNAPDLDVFPGIFQTVPDSLLSHRGFTHSILFALLVPPLLAWLFQRLFRKKDYSFRTWYIIFATGFFAHITLDSFTNYGTGWFEPFSHYRVSFNTIFVLDPFFTISLLIAFFVLLIMRYNAPSRKYFLYGGLIISSCYLLFTFVNKLSIDRIFKKSLAEKKVIVTSFITTPTPLNNLLWYDLAKTKDGFYIGYRSIFDKQPAMQLTFVPQNDSMLGDLRSDKGVQKLIRFSQDYYCITKHDSSGINFHDMRFGQIGGWDNPNADFVFSYYITKEPGNYVNINQGRFEASTGEAFNSLIRRIRGVD, from the coding sequence TTGGATACCATCACACATGTTGTTTTTGGGGCTGCTTTAGGCGAAGCGCTTGCAGGAAAGAAAATGGGAAAGCAGGCAATGCTTTGGGGAGCGCTTGCCAACAACGCACCTGACCTTGATGTCTTTCCCGGAATTTTTCAAACGGTTCCTGATTCACTCCTCTCACATCGTGGGTTTACGCACTCCATTCTGTTCGCATTGCTGGTGCCTCCGCTTCTTGCATGGCTCTTTCAGCGGCTCTTTCGGAAAAAAGATTACAGCTTCCGAACATGGTATATCATTTTTGCAACAGGCTTTTTCGCGCACATCACACTCGATTCGTTTACCAACTATGGAACAGGTTGGTTTGAGCCTTTCAGTCATTATCGCGTCTCCTTCAATACCATTTTTGTATTAGATCCTTTCTTTACTATCTCATTGCTGATTGCATTCTTTGTTTTGTTAATCATGAGATACAATGCTCCATCCAGGAAATATTTTTTATACGGCGGACTGATCATCAGTAGCTGTTACTTGCTTTTCACATTTGTCAATAAGCTTTCCATCGACCGCATTTTCAAAAAGTCGTTGGCGGAAAAAAAAGTGATCGTCACTTCCTTCATTACCACTCCAACGCCTTTAAATAATTTATTATGGTACGACCTTGCAAAAACGAAAGACGGATTCTACATCGGGTACAGGTCAATATTTGACAAGCAACCTGCCATGCAGCTGACCTTTGTTCCGCAAAATGATTCTATGCTCGGTGATCTGCGATCAGACAAGGGTGTTCAAAAACTCATTCGCTTTTCACAGGATTATTATTGCATCACAAAGCATGATTCTTCAGGGATCAATTTCCACGACATGCGCTTCGGACAGATCGGAGGATGGGATAATCCGAATGCTGACTTCGTATTTTCTTATTACATCACCAAAGAACCTGGGAATTATGTGAACATCAACCAGGGCAGGTTTGAAGCGTCGACGGGTGAAGCCTTTAATTCGTTGATCCGAAGGATAAGAGGCGTTGATTAA
- the floA gene encoding flotillin-like protein FloA (flotillin-like protein involved in membrane lipid rafts) gives MDPVFLGIVAVLVIILIFLFLYIVPLNLWIRALVAGAPIGIGQLVAMRIRKVPAALVVDALINSTKAGLHVSSNEIETHFLAGGNVNQVIRAIISADKANIPLDWKMATAINLAGRDVFEAVQMSVQPKVIDTPPVTAVAKNGIQLISKARVTVRTNINKLVGGAGEETVLARVGEGIVSCIGSASSHKDVLENPDSISKVVLAKGLDAGTAFEILSIDIADIDVGKNIGAQLQMDQANADKNIAQAKAEERRAMAVATEQEMKARGAEMRAKVIEAEALIPQAMADAFRSGNMGIMDYYKMKNIQADTTMRESLGGPQEVKKE, from the coding sequence ATGGATCCGGTCTTTTTAGGAATAGTAGCGGTATTGGTCATCATCCTGATTTTTTTATTTCTGTACATCGTGCCGCTTAATTTATGGATCAGGGCATTGGTGGCAGGCGCTCCGATTGGCATCGGACAACTGGTCGCAATGCGCATCAGGAAAGTGCCGGCAGCATTGGTGGTTGACGCGTTGATCAATTCAACCAAGGCGGGCTTGCATGTTTCGTCCAATGAAATTGAAACGCATTTCCTTGCAGGTGGAAATGTTAACCAGGTGATCCGCGCAATCATCTCTGCCGATAAGGCCAATATTCCCCTGGATTGGAAAATGGCAACTGCTATCAATCTCGCAGGTCGTGATGTTTTTGAAGCGGTACAAATGAGCGTGCAACCAAAAGTGATTGACACACCGCCGGTGACTGCAGTTGCAAAAAATGGTATTCAATTGATATCGAAAGCGCGGGTTACTGTGCGAACCAACATAAATAAACTGGTAGGTGGTGCCGGAGAAGAAACCGTGTTGGCAAGAGTAGGTGAGGGCATTGTGAGTTGTATCGGTTCAGCTTCTTCTCACAAGGATGTGTTGGAAAATCCTGACTCTATTTCAAAAGTGGTGTTGGCAAAAGGATTGGATGCAGGCACAGCCTTTGAAATTCTGTCTATTGATATTGCGGACATTGATGTGGGAAAAAATATTGGCGCGCAATTGCAAATGGACCAGGCCAATGCCGATAAAAATATTGCACAGGCGAAAGCAGAGGAACGTCGGGCGATGGCTGTTGCAACAGAACAGGAAATGAAAGCGCGTGGTGCAGAGATGCGGGCCAAAGTGATAGAAGCAGAAGCATTGATTCCACAGGCCATGGCGGATGCTTTCCGAAGTGGCAATATGGGAATTATGGATTACTATAAGATGAAGAATATTCAGGCGGATACCACGATGAGAGAATCATTGGGTGGACCGCAGGAGGTGAAGAAGGAGTGA
- a CDS encoding 23S rRNA (pseudouridine(1915)-N(3))-methyltransferase RlmH, with translation MKIKLITIAKEDDKNVNALFQMYAKRIVHYTSFEYVNIKPDKATSAVEQKKKDAALLLKKINEGDAVILLDEKGKELNSVQLSEFIASKMNASIKSLVFVIGGAYGFDNSLYERSNTMISLSKLTLPHQLAKVLLAEQLYRAFTIIRNEKYHHGDT, from the coding sequence ATGAAAATCAAGTTAATCACCATTGCTAAGGAAGATGACAAAAATGTGAATGCGCTTTTTCAGATGTATGCGAAGCGAATTGTACACTACACTTCATTTGAATATGTAAACATCAAACCTGATAAAGCAACATCAGCTGTGGAACAAAAAAAGAAAGACGCCGCATTGCTTCTGAAAAAAATAAATGAAGGAGACGCTGTAATCCTGTTGGATGAAAAAGGAAAAGAATTAAACTCCGTTCAACTTTCGGAATTTATTGCATCAAAAATGAACGCGTCCATCAAATCACTGGTCTTTGTAATTGGCGGTGCCTATGGATTTGACAACTCGTTATATGAACGAAGCAATACAATGATCTCTCTTTCAAAACTCACCCTGCCACATCAGCTTGCAAAAGTTTTGCTTGCCGAACAATTGTACCGCGCTTTCACCATTATCAGGAATGAAAAATACCACCACGGCGATACTTAA